In Lytechinus pictus isolate F3 Inbred chromosome 17, Lp3.0, whole genome shotgun sequence, the genomic window ttttcgcCATAACGAGAAGAGTAATATTGAGGCGCGATTTTAAATTCACTACCGGTACGTAAATACAGAGGAGTTAATTCGTGCATTACCTTGtacataaaaacaatacaatgcTGATTTCTCCTTTTGTTTAGAAATTGCCAGCCCAGAGAATTATGCAGCTCAGCGACAGATATATGTGactctgattttatttttaatatgataCGAGCTGCTCTGTTCTGTACCTTCTGGAGTTGTTCGGTATATTCATTACATGCTGAGTTTAATATTACGTCACCATAATCAAAATATGGGAGTATAAAATACCTATAAATTGAGTTTACAACTGATTCATTCAACGAGCGTCTCAATCGTCCTAGAAAACCAACCATCTTACTTACTTTCTGGACTAGTTTTTCAATATGTTTATTCCAGATCAAAGTTTCATTACAAATCATTCCCAAGTACTTAAATTCACGCACTTGGTTTATACGGGAATTGTTTAATGCTACATTCAAGACATTGCATTGAGCAAGCATATGTTTACTTCCGATTAGGAATGCATtatgttttattcaaattgaCACTCAGTTTGTTATTATTCATCCACATATGAACATTCTCTAGGTCGGAGTTAGGAGCTGACTCTACGTTTTGGATCGATGGGTGAGAAAAGTAAAGAACCGTGTCATCGGCGTACAACTGAGCCTGACATAAATTTTAACACAGTCTATTAAATCATTTACGTACATGATGAAAAAAGTGGTCCTAGCAGTGAACCTTGCGGGACTGCGCAGGTAATGTTAGATTATGCAGAAAGCGCAGAGTTGACAAGCGAAGGAAAACTGGCAAGAGGTAGGGAAGTGAACGAAATAGAAAAGAGTAAgggcgagagagagagatagagtgagatagagagagatggTGAAtggaaagagaatgaaagatgtctaaataattatgataagctGGCTCTTCTCACTATTGAATTTCGAAGCATATTCCGAAGCATAATCCTGACAAATAAGGATAATTCTGTTGAGGGCAACAACACTAGGTGGCAGTAGGattaaatcatcatcataagaGAAAGCACCTGCAAATACTTGTCCCATAAAGTATAATAAGGATATAATTTCCAATAAAATGTCCTTTCATTGTAGGTCCGATTTGATCTAATTTTATCCTGCCTCCCCTATTGTAATTGTTAGACAATGTAAGAAAAGGGCAAAGTATAAAGTGAAATTATCGCCGATATCTAcgagaaatatatttttttttcgttctttaAATTGGTTACTTCGCTCACTTATAGATTTCCAGAAATGAAGTTTGGTTAGTGCCCTAATTTCGACTGCTACTGTGTACTTCTCTTATTTCTCTTTTCATGTTACGTCATGCACTATCATATTTCCTGGTAGAGGCAATCAGTATCATATATCGCATTATAGTTGTCTGTCCACAGTCCCTACATCTTTTGTATgcgaaaaaatattgaagatcaCGTTTAGGCCAACTTCTTGTCCACGAATTAGTCTGGCGGACAATACACGATCCACATCGATCCTATTTCCAAATAGATCATAAAAGCATTTTGTATGAACATTCCAACTTATAAAATCTTATTGATACAAATTTCGAATAGTGGTATGAGTACAATTCAATATTCCAGTCTATTTCGAGGCTCCCTATATACCATGTACAGTGGTGCGCAAAAGTTAGTGAATCCCAacagaaaataaacatatttaatggattcaagttctgccatgttttaagTGATAAGTCGTGTGATAACAATATTAAATTCAGTAAAGATTGTTTCTCTTGGCTCGCCGAACACTGTAGAGAAGGTATCTACATTTATcgctcagcatgaaggagtgcattttatGGTGgggttcacatttttttttagcacaACTGTATATAGGAATAACAGTGAATTCAATCATGGCCCTGGGGACGATTTTTTAGTGGGGAtgttgatgtaaatttgacgtgaaaaaaaaggttttcattgaaatttttagattattttggtccggagaaatttgacaaaaaaataaaacaaataaggtTGCACTACAAATAGAGATAATTTTCcttacatttctccatttttaaagggatactccgggctgaagatatttatatctaaataaatagagtaaaattcaccaaaaaaatgctgaaaatttcataataatcaaataacaaataacgaaggtattggattttaaagatttgcattattccggtgaaacagttctaggcatgtcttcatgaatattcataaggtgggctAATGACGTCACaaccccactttcctttttcttatgttattacatgatcACAATTGTTTCCCTTtaaacacctaccagaattccagggggtgctgcctaatgaaaataatacatgcaaCATCCCAGGGAAAATCTTgagggtgcttcagcacccccgctttccagggccatgaatttaatttcaaatcgtGATGGCGTCATCAACGACTGCCAATTGGAGCCGATTTCGGACTTTATTTCGATGATGCTATTTACCCTAGTCTTTTACATTtcatgcaaaatgcgatttgtttaACAATCGCGTTGCATCGTGTAGTGGTGTGCGCCGGGCTTTAATTATTTCCTTCATAAAGgcaaccgcacaccttacgactgttcgcgatccgatttggggacaaatcgcattttgctcattttctgaaaatgtgaatggaacacatcattttatttgaggttaaaattaattgagagaatactaatataaccattttgaaagattgcaagcctttatttcggaataaaggccaaattagtttcaaatcgtagccaatcttacgactgctatgacgtcattacgactagatattaaattcgcttttattctaagaaggatgatagcatagtcacagatttaaacataggtattcgtacgatgatttagaaaattacacagtaagatattctactacattgttttcttaaatcgggtcgcagaccaatcgtaaggtgcaTGTGTGGTCGCCTTAAGTCTCTTTCACGAAAAATGATAATACGAATTGTAAACTCCTCACCGTCTGCACCAACTCTCCGTAGGAAGTAGGGCGTACTTTAATCCTGCCACGCCTATTCCCTCCGGGGCACTTCGAGATAATGCTATCCACCAACTCCAAAAGAGTAGCCTTCGATGAGATCTACTTTCTATTCTTGCTGTGGTAGTCTGCGGTGGTGCTTCTACGTAAGCCTCCTCTAACTCTATAGAAACATCATCGGTGGATGGGATTCGAATGTCATTCCCGTTcattattaaatgaaaacaatcCCGATAAAAACAAGAAGGTACATATGTCGCTGTTGCTTGATGGCGTAGAGGTGTTCTCATTCAGCATCAGACTCCGCTTTTCATTCTTCACGctccattaaaaaatatcaaattcttaTAATAACCAATGATATTGAAGTTATTAGAAAGAAGCATAAGCGACCTTATGCTATACACTGAGCTGAGCTTTATTTTCTAGCTGTGCAAAGCCCCCACATTATAAATTATGGATTCTGTAGTGTAATATTTCGTGGTGTATTATGTATTATTACATTGGTCCAAGAATCCAAGAGGATTGTATAATATTGTGGTATAAAAATTGTACTGGTACACAGTAAAATTATACTGTTAGAAGGCTATGCAATATTGGTTACTGCATATTGAGAATTACAGTAGTAGATTTAtctaaataaaattatattgaaaatgaaattttgttgtTAATACTGTCTTGTTTCTATTGTTAAAAAAACTACCTTGATGTTCATTTTGTAAACAGGGTTGTGCGTCAATTAGCAGTGCATAGCAATTTATATACTAACACACATGGCTTACTGAGGCCTTGCGTCTCAATATGAACATTTGGAAGGTTGAATATTAAATTGTCCATTGTTATTTTCTAAAAGGCATGTTTTATAGGTTTATATCATGGTACCATCATGCTCGTgtaatgaatttcaaaacatGTCTTTACTAATTAAACCTATTACCCATCCGAAAGGCCAATTTCAAACAGGTAATGAACGGATTTGAacaaatcaagaaaataaatctaCATACGAAACACTTAACGtttcttcatcatgttcatggtcCGATGCACATTATAATATTACAGTCATGTTTCTTGTACAACACGCGTGATATACAATTGAGATAGCTgatgtcacacacacacacacacacacacacacacacacacacacacacacacacatttttttctttgaattctgttacatgaaataagaatttttaatgtttgattttctgtatctatacaaatcaaattattgtttGTGCAGACTTGAAATTAAATGTAAACTGACAAATCTAAGCTAATGAATAACTTAAGTGCAATATACAattatttctctttcattttaattttaactgtttcatttcatttaattagACAATTAAAATACAGTTTCTGCATCTCAAAATCCTGAGGAAAAGTAAAATTCAAGTTGCAATTaaatattacaataaaatacacTACAAAAACGCTGGTGTTAATTCAAAACAAGCCCGGTGTTTATATCAGAAAACACCAGTAAAGAATCAGACCGATATTGATTTAACACTTACTGATTAGTGTCGCTTAAATGCCTATCTGGTGTTTGCCTAAAGCCGAAGTAGTGCTGTTCCAACACATCTGTGGTAATTTCCTATATATATAccgagctggtgttaaattaacaccgttAGTTTTGCAGTGTACATTCATAAACATGACAAAAGTGTTCAATGATTAATCATCATATAACTTAAAAGctgtctttgtcgaaaatcggttaACCTGAACAATAGTTTTTTCCTacgtttcggagctgacgaaaaattgcaaatatatgtCGTGCGTCCAGAGTCATGGACGAAACGGCTATTTCGATTCACCAATTTcggacaaagacttcttggctGTGCTTTGTCACGaagagcatttgacaatacattttctctgTTGCTGAATCCGCCGTACGTTGCGGAGCAAATACTCCCTATAATCAGGGACTACATACATGTGGTTTTGATCTCGTCATCTTATCAATAGGGCATTTTAGCAATCACTTCGCAGAAGCTTTCTATAACGCTGATAATCTTTTATCAAAAAcccttcataacaaagcagcctttgtcgaaaatcggtgaatcaaaacagcagtgtcgtcctggactctggacaaacgacatatttgcattttttgtccGCTCCGAATCTGCAGACGATGTGTTGTCCCGGTCCTCCAACATTCGACAGCGGCCTCTAATCTCTCCATTGCGATTTGACgggtattttcaatatattctcAACGTTCTAGAGAGCGTCTGCAAAATGGATGCTAGGACACGCTGAGAAATGCTAAGATCATTGTTCAACACACATAATGTACTTTGGCCTCGGTACATTTAGTCCAAACATTTCACGACAAATCTTTTATTCAAAGCAAGGTATCACAAACCAAGTTCGTATTTTATCTCGTCTAGGAATCTATTGTGTTTGTCTTGAAAATTAAACAATCAAAACAAAGACATGTAAATATACGACACTTGGACCATTGGTTGTATTGCGTTTTCCAAAGCATACAGACATCTTTGCACTCGCTCTTATCTAGGGTACTCCCATCTTTGCTAAAACCCTTAGACAGTGGGTCAGTATTTCAGTTTGTTCGCGAACTTGGTATTCTGTACGTTTCTTAGAGGTTTCGCAAGTTCAGATTTCACCGGATTATTATTGTCAAACTCTGAAGATAAAAGATGTCATCTGTTCCTGTATTATATCATGCCGAAAGTTCATTCTATTCGCAAAGGGTGAGTTAAGTGGTTTCATACTAAAACTaacattagtattaaaacaCAAGCTATATGTTACAATTAGTTTGGTAGTGTTAATAATagattgtgtaaaattggaTGATAGCTTCAATGTTTTAATATGGCTTTTGGTGGTATATCGTAATTTttaacattcaaattaaattcaaaGTTTGGCCTCTACATTCGGCCGACCCTCGTTTAGAATTCTAAATCCATgtaattaagatggtgtttttgCTAAATTACTTTATTCTGCAGGCCATATTTTTAGAATGCTTTCGGACTTTATAATTCCGCGGTTAATTAAGCAAGTGCTGAAAACTGTGCACAGGATTTGAATACTATTTTCCACATATTCCCTCTTAAACCAAGAAGTAATGATCTATGTAAATTATATGCAATCTAATTTtcgtttattttatttccatagGCTCGCCTTTCTTTCGCAGAAAAGGGCATCAGATACAAGAGTCATCTGATCAACTTGGTGTCTGGAGAGGTCCACGAAGAGTGGTTTCTAAGAAAGATCAACCCTAAAGGCCAAGTCCCTGCTATGGAACATCTTGGTCAATTTTATACAGATTCCCGAGACATCATAGAATATGTTGATACCCTGCCATCTGACcgtatgtataggcctatatacgtcTGGGATTCGAGTGCATGTGGGtgtatgtgcgtgtgtgtgtgtgtgtgtgtgtttattgcCAACGATAATGCTTCTGTCTTAATATCGCAGAGGGCATAGAGTTTGAGTTAGGGTTGTAACAATTTTTCGGTTGAGAATAGTACAAAAGATAAGGataagggtttatttagttttggacgTTAGATTTTTACTTTTGGCTTACCCTAGCGTGCAGATTTATcgtcggagcaaatgtcacggaCCCCGCAGTAAAACCACACAGTGAAGTGAGATTTACAGatgagtaagaaagttatgcgtATCAATATTTCACAATAAATgatacaattctttttttttgcccaGGGTACTCACCCTAGCTCTTAGGAAGTGGTCACAGAGAGCCTTTTAAAACAGAATAATACCCATCTCCATTCTATTACGGAGAGTCCCTGACATAAAGGCAGAAGCTCCCAATTTTTTTACGACTAGGCCGGGGTCACCGTGTTCGGTCTCACAAAATTAAGGCTCCATTTGAAAGTGTGAAAACCTACATGTTATTCCGATAGCTTAAATAAACCTTCACTAGtgcataataataaaaaaaaaaaatgaatctatACACTTTGGGGACTTTacgtattttttaaatcttcttTTCTTCTAAATACTCTAGGACCGAAACTCTGCCCCGATGGTACCACAGAGTATGCAAGAAAGGTCAAGTACTACCGCGATAAAATAGAATCAATCAATATTCCCGTAGTCTCTTTTGGATCTTTATATCATCGCCATCTTACTGTGAATGCCAAGGCACCAAGCTTCTTCAGCAAGGAGCAAGTTAAAGGTAAACCTAAGAATTTGCACTATTTCTAATGCAAGTGATTAAACgtattgatattgatgatgatgctgctttTGCTGatggcaataataataattactatgCTACCACTACTAGCAGTAGTTGCAGgcaatattagtagtagtagtaatagtagtagtagtaatagtagtgttGGTGGTAATGGCATGAATGGTATGAATAGTTATAGCAGCAGTAGTACTAGTAATAGCAACAATTGTAAAGTTTTCGCATAATTAGGTATAACCatatataatgataacaataagaataacgataataattataatgatgatgatgatgatgatgaaaataataattattatgataataataacgataatgatattaatgataaagttcaaatatacatgtagaataccTAGGACAACGTTTATCTTAAACATTCCACCAGCGTCATCATTAGCGTTTGTGTTTTAAGGTTTACTTGTGGTTTGTACTCGTCTGGGAAAGATTACAAACATTGCATCATAAACATTTCTGAACACTCTGCAGGGTATTTCTGGCGCGATATAAGTCcaatacattatcatcataGCATTATTTTTTGATGAGCGTTCTACATTTGAAAACGTATTGTTTACGGTGTTTAATCGTGTTAATAGTAAAATCCTAGGACAGTTAATCCCATACCCTATTTCAGAGAAGCTTGCTGCTTCGGAAAAACATATGGCTTCGGTACAGGAGAGTTGTCCAGATCTGAAAGTTTTTCTCAACCGGCGGaaagaaatgagcaaaatgatgGATGTTATCCAGGACGAGGAAAAGGTTATAGCCGTCTTAAACGACGCCGACAGAACTCTCGGCGAGATCGAAGAAGAACTGCAGAAACAGAAAGGGCATTTCggtgagtatttttttttaatctccccctccctctctctctttctcgctCTCCCCGTTTTGGCCTGTATTTTAGCGTGCCAGGCATGCACTTGACTCAAGGAAAGGTATGTATGAAGAATTCGAAATATAttcacaaaaataatttaataaaatacatttctaaAACCAAAACAATCACAAAATATATCGAATCTTAAACTTTAATATAGGCTATTTTGTTCCACTGGGGCATTTAATTTcttcataaaaaatagaaatgccCGGTAGCATGGtattattgtttcatttctTGACAGATATTGTGATATGAATGTTGTAATTATTAAAGAGGGTTTAACTCTGTAATGATAAAGTTTAAGGACGTATAGGATGGCGCTCTTAAGAGTGGCTCTGCCATGGTAATTTTAAGCCTGTTTTAAGGATTGCTActttaaaaggacaagtccatgcCAGAAGaatgtttatttgaacaaaaagagaaaaattcaacaagcataacattgaaagtttcatgaaatttgggtgcaaaataagaaagttatgatattttgaagttacgcttaatttcacacaatagttacatgcacatcctggctggtatgcaaatgagataactgatgacatcacccactcccaatatctattgtattttattagatgaaatatggaaaattctcattttctcctcactgtCCTCTGAAACAGAGTAATtctcctccctgaacatgtagaattacctttgttttaacattttatggttcagtatAGATGGTCTCTATTGCCACAtcagtaaaaaataaatattgtataattcaaacaataagaaacaataGAAAAAATGAGTGAGGGACATATTCGAGGTTCTTATTAGCaaatcactgagttgtgcatataactgtttaaattaaacgaaactttaaaatgttatacctttcttattatacatccaattttgatgaaattttcagtgctgtgatttttttttctctatattctttggtggacttgaccttaaaaatgtttatttctcatttgaattttattgtcATGCGCAGTAGAAGACATGTCATAAAGCATACTATATAttatagtttgaaaaaaaaggattacATTTCAATACTAGAAAAGGTTAGATATCcgaccaacccccccccccccccacattggaaattcttttgaataatattaaaaaaaattatagaatatatatataagaagaaattataattataaatatacaataatataAGATAATTAATAAATTATATGCTTTACTGTATAGATGATGCTGATAAAAagtttcttcttcattttctcttacctcttcttcttcttcttctcctcatcctcctaattcttccccttctccttttttctaCTCCTTCTGctccttcttccttttctttttatttttcatcctcttcctcttattcttcttcttcttcctttcttcttcttctccttcttcttcttcacctcTTCTTCGTTTCtgttctcttcttcttcctcttcttcttcttcttcttcttctcctccccctccttcttcttcttattcttcttcttctccccctcctcctccttcttcttctttacaagttcttcttgttcttcttgttcttcttgttgttgttcttcttcttcttctcttcctcctccttcttcttctccccctcctcctccttcttcctgtTCTGCTTGTTCTTCTTTActtgttcttcttgttcttctggtttttgttgtttttggtcttcttctttctcttcacTTCTTCTTTACCTTCGACTTTATACTAGGTGATGCTGAGTACTGGTTGTGTGGAGAGACCTTCACCATTGCTGATATTTTCCTTTCTTGTGTATTGCATCGTCTGACCTTTGTAGGACAGGCTCACCGGTTATTCATTTCAAAGCGCCCTCTTGTGACGGACTACTATAACCGTGTACTCGTTCGTAAATCCTTCCGCAAAGAATGCATGTACGCAAACAGCGCGTTTTGGGCCATGTTTGTCCCGATGGTGCGTGCAACCATGAAAAAGGCACGTCCATTTATTTCCGCTCTTTCCGCAGTTTCCATTGGTGTATATGTGTATTACAGAAGGAATGAAATCGTAGATTTAGGAAATCTATTGTATGAAAGGCTACGACTTTATTTTTGGTAgttgacaaaaaaatacacatatcccccttaaacaaacaattttattcatttcc contains:
- the LOC129280568 gene encoding ganglioside-induced differentiation-associated protein 1-like, producing MSSVPVLYHAESSFYSQRARLSFAEKGIRYKSHLINLVSGEVHEEWFLRKINPKGQVPAMEHLGQFYTDSRDIIEYVDTLPSDRPKLCPDGTTEYARKVKYYRDKIESINIPVVSFGSLYHRHLTVNAKAPSFFSKEQVKEKLAASEKHMASVQESCPDLKVFLNRRKEMSKMMDVIQDEEKVIAVLNDADRTLGEIEEELQKQKGHFGDAEYWLCGETFTIADIFLSCVLHRLTFVGQAHRLFISKRPLVTDYYNRVLVRKSFRKECMYANSAFWAMFVPMVRATMKKARPFISALSAVSIGVYVYYRRNEIVDLGNLLYERLRLYFW